The Argopecten irradians isolate NY chromosome 16, Ai_NY, whole genome shotgun sequence genome window below encodes:
- the LOC138310599 gene encoding protein phosphatase Mn(2+)-dependent 1K-like encodes MCTTLDKCHRLGSTFGRQFRLSGLYLQKDTGETTHQKQCYCSLTATKELSILHRNRKGLLRLENKLPRCSLRQYSCIVPINLSQNGVNQRKILIQNTHPSICAKTRQVGVLSDPENKGKKQVGINFDTIGSWNNRISMPILIKESIQTGRLIPKIPLEKIGKASLLGRRNRNEDRYAIQQLSSEYLYFGIFDGHNGDVAAEYLQSRMCDSLSFWLSREPDQSVVLQQSFIDLNNSLARHLTSYWLDDEQFSTGSTATVCLLQHSTELTIGHVGDTRALLCRGGKAIALTQDHHPDDVEEKRRIESCGGVITPNSLGTPKVNGNLSMTRCIGNLPLKKYGVTEHPEIHRKKLDHGRDAFLALVSDGVSFVLSDQEVVDITCSCTDPQEAANRVTDQALQFGSEDNTTCVIIPLGAWGKYSTDTGTIRYSFGRTFVPLRDS; translated from the exons ATGTGTACAACCTTGGACAAGTGCCATAGACTTGGCTCAACTTTTGGCAGGCAATTCCGTCTCTCAGGACTTTACCTCCAGAAAgatacaggggagacaactcaccAGAAACAATGTTACTGCTCACTGACTGCTACAAAAGAGCTTTCTATACTACATCGAAACAGGAAAGGGTTATTGCGTTTAGAAAATAAACTGCCCAGGTGTTCTTTGAGACAATACTCTTGCATAGTACCAATAAATCTTAGCCAGAATGGCGTCAATCAACGCAAAATTCTCATACAGAATACACATCCTTCTATTTGTGCCAAGACAAGACAAGTAGGTGTTCTTTCTGACCCagaaaacaaaggaaaaaaacaaGTTGGGATCAACTTTGATACCATCGGAAGCTGGAATAATCGTATCAGTATGCCCATTCTTATAAAGGAAAGTATTCAAACAG GTAGACTCATTCCCAAGATCCCACTGGAAAAGATCGGAAAAGCATCCCTCCTTGGTCGTCGGAACAGGAACGAAGACAGATATGCCATACAACAGTTATCCtcagaatatttatattttgggATATTTGATGGACACAATGGTGACGTTGCAGCAGAGTACCTACAAAGTCGGATGTGTGATAGCCTGTCATTCTGGTTGTCACGGGAACCCGACCAGAGTGTGGTGTTACAACAGTCGTTTATAGATCTCAACAACAGTCTAGCTCGGCACCTAACGTCCTACTGGCTAG atgATGAACAGTTCAGTACGGGAAGCACAGCTACAGTTTGTTTGTTACAACACAGTACGGAGCTGACGATAGGCCATGTCGGGGACACACGAGCTCTCCTGTGTCGTGGAGGTAAAGCCATCGCCCTCACACAGGACCACCACCCTGACGACGTGGAGGAAAAACGTAGAATCGAGTCCTGTGGAGGGGTGATAACTCCAAACAGTCTGGGAACTCCCAAAGTCAACGGAAACCTAAGTATGACCCGTTGTATTGGTAATCTCCCCTTGAAGAAATATGGTGTAACAGAACATCCAGAAATACACAGGAAAAAG CTTGACCACGGCCGAGATGCCTTTTTAGCCCTGGTCAGTGACGGGGTCAGTTTTGTCCTCAGTGACCAGGAAGTGGTGGACATCACCTGTAGCTGTACTGACCCCCAGGAGGCGGCCAATCGTGTTACTGACCAGGCTCTACAGTTCGGGTCAGAGGACAATACCACATGTGTGATTATCCCCCTTGGCGCTTGGGGAAAATACAGCACCGATACAGGGACTATACGATATAGCTTTGGTAGAACATTTGTACCCCTGAGAGATTCGTAA